The following are encoded in a window of Saccharothrix longispora genomic DNA:
- a CDS encoding LamG-like jellyroll fold domain-containing protein, which produces MSYRVCKFRTDVTTGVVAYRYSDPGECAMVAWSARRARLFPAAPSGTRLAVAVAVVLVLLLGTVPPGVVDALPWFGSAGHHGLAPGELAPDQSWGTAEGQAGVVEGDTVNRALPVSESAKYPQPTFPSGQPPPNEAHELAAPSGLTGFDPAGSREDPELRQADSRTFRNTDGTQTTEFSQAAVNYQRPDGSWHPIDTTLVADGGGWHNAADQVETRFAATASESPFVRMRLSDDHELSFGLAGTAPAPARVEASRITYPGVAAGVDLRLDVLPGGVKETLVLASPDAPHDWVFPLRLKDLTARIVDGEVSLVDASGRKRLRIPAGFMTDSRPENPSTSHGVRYQLVEHNGGQALKMSLDSGWLREAGRTYPVLVDPSVQGTSASAAVVTSGGARTGGPELLVGDGSAMYLKFDGVNPALSNHRIFGAQLYLTSFSAPSCRPEPITVHPVTGAWSPSGTGHPPTGGSIAGASFAHGYVALGQSHSACPVAPDMVDLGTAGRDLVQGWVRGGTNNGLAVKATRSWKKFTGVGTANPPRLFVTHTPYDASYRIERGVPQPPVHRQQDGKVRIAVTNRGSQTWTPAAYKLAYRAFTAQGRAVDSRVSAVLPRDVPPGDTVTLDATVYRFANAGDYLLDFSMVHNGTYFTDEQIPPARLSLTMFELPPIVKAQYPPAGHSAPTLTPQLWADAVDVDAPAGTGVRYEFEVCGSNADGTPALGSCTLGPRVASKTWTVPRGRLQWSETYHWRAFAIDPSGARSEALPFSALLTAVPQPEITSHLGGAPYSAGDLDFDPQVGNYTTAAIDAVLGVTGPELNVARTYNSLDPRKTNLFGAGWSTRYDMRVMPDQDGSGNVVVTYPDGQQVRFGRNADGTFDPPPGRFATFYQDTTTTARNYVLVDKANTVYTFREFDGRLITIHDNAGRMLELDYGLNGQVKRAMSRASANRTLYFTWTGNHVTEVRTDPPATGGTPFRWVYKYLGDRLTEVCDPKGGCTRYDYDNGSHYRTAVLDSLPDSYWRLGEPAGSADAVSQVATNLAKDWGAHRGTTPGTPGPLDGSPDTATTFNGSSSYVALPDGAIKKSRDLSVELWFKTTTGGPLIGFQTAPFDRAQNGAVPALYVDRDGKLRGQFWHGRVAPITTTGTVNDGRWHHVVLSGSLATQTLYLDGAKVGTTEGEIDNSPFNHGQIGAAHAVGPAAWEPVGWWPGAGRKHFAGEIDEVAIYQHPLGEEAARAHYRAREHSDQLTKVTMPSGRVAAELAYDTTNDRVRDYTDVDGGHWKLGAPQVSGTEKQDAQGRTVRNLVRTVQVTDPGDRSHFFDYDPIRGRIIRFVAPLGTGVRLEDRPDPSVVPTTPSTAPPCTDTTTNPDGTPAYCGGTGVSNPDWQGGPVQGVGVRTFGYDAAGFQQTITDENGHQVELRNDARGNVISRKTCREPGVCDTEHFTYHQPAPGKANDTDPRIDKQLTARDGRSTGPTDNRYLTSMEYDARGELLKQTMPDGTTVTHGYTDGTTAAEGGGNEPAGLLKWTKDARGKQTTYRYFTNGDLASTTEPGRTDTEAEGLVTKYRYDLLGRRVAETEFSDTHSQGLETKYGYDELNRLVEVTDAPVTNAVDAIRHTRFTKTTYNADSLPEKVEVSGLAGGDSTRTVTYTYDDRGRQDSVTDAEGSKTSYAYDVFGNRTQVVDAIGTRIEYAYTARNMIAEVRLRGWHGKPVSGGQGTGEQADPGTLLVLESNTYDLGGRLIRHVDAMGRKTLYEYTPNGVVFRVHAEVPVPGGAPRKVLLEQNAYDGAGNLVKHTGPGGRITQYTYDAVGRITEELADPTGLVRRTAYRYDANGNVTQIARSGNGSNTPGLQTTASSVVDYGYDNVGNQTSESIQLGTTPLTTTRRYDKRGLLVAETDPRGNVTGANPAAFTTEYRYDESERQVAVTLPAVSVETGGGTPTTARPETLIGFDTFGDQTAVKDENGQVTRLFYDKVGRPVRTESPDYTPPGASQAIKGTITTTYDPAGNAVETTDERGAITRLRYDQLGRLVERRDPKADAPTAAGGVWRYTYTHTGEQLSITDPTGARSEATYDALARQVTSTVLERKPTAAAHTTTLDHNDAGELVKATSPSGDATTFGYDALGQRTSATEPAGVVMQYGYDGLGRPVWQRDPLGRTDYLRLDAAGRLTGSFNLDGQNAIQRRTTYTHDAAGNTLTATDPLNHTTRYTYDALSRLTQQVEPVTDTESITTSFGYDARGNRTRYTDGRGNKFTTTYNAWSLPESVVEPSTAAHPNATDRTWTAVYDTAGNNTRLTAPGGVVRDREYDALNRLKKETGAGAETATAERVHVYDELGRVREIDAPGGRNAYDYNDRGALLSATGPSGTSSYSYDANGRIASRADAAGTTAFGYDKGRLKTVTDGVTGVGLTYGYNEAGQLRSVQYGTGRTRTFDYDPLGREKTDVIKDVGGVTVSSLAYEYDNNDRLTRKITSGYAGAGDNSYTYDHANRLKSWTVDGRTTDYAWDASGNRTQNGAKTATYDERNRLLSDGDYTYKHTPRGSMASRTSSGFEEKFSFDAFDRLIQVGATTYAYDGADRLMSRGAKSFAYAGFDIDPASDGDSTYGRDASGELISIASGGVKRLTVSDKHGDVVGGMDPTTTTGMADSAAFDPFGTTTATTGTARQVGFQGDWTDPDTEQVNMGARWYQPGTGGFVSRDTVSAPSGTSTLFNRYTYGAGRPLDLIDPDGHWPSWKKIGSVALTVVKEVSPVGDIIRFARDPSLGNALWVASNFIPGGKLLKGAKYLYKGAKHLAKRGDDLAGAARKSGRRGGSAARRSGDDVASGGRRGSRSGSNARRYGDEAASGGHRYGDEAAGWSRRSVGGYSSTAAREAAQAAAKRAAAAAAAAAAAAARRAAMEAVTRRAQAAIADAAKNNPMPVLQAALKPKIATKDLVSSAANLPASRVSTVTANVQDVNKVWETVKATIVKPGVNIIQAVGEQAVSDFANSQVPGLGDALSLFGPGRKRGNGAARDAGDNSRGEANGSCPMSLDRNSFSGETPVLMADGSRKPIRDARVGDSVLATDPTTGETGPRTVTDTRSHQAERLLYEISIAVDGGEGDIVATDEHPFWVESLQNWVNAEDLKPGYTFETADHRPATVTTTRVFSLDREVHNLTVDGLHTYYVLAGTTAILTHNEDVGCRVPHGFDSSEEFEAFGTSLYGKLDAAGYGDVEAVLHGSAVTGVSFKKGAPFDGGPKRSDFDVALVSNGLVQAAKTAGVGLRSGGTRTGPLDDKTPAALRALGLWDMRKELSAEVGRPVNFMIYNSLEAAVSRAPSIRVPRS; this is translated from the coding sequence TTGTCGTACCGCGTATGCAAGTTTCGGACGGATGTGACCACGGGGGTGGTTGCGTATCGCTATTCCGATCCGGGGGAATGCGCAATGGTGGCCTGGAGTGCTCGGCGTGCCCGCTTATTCCCGGCCGCACCGTCGGGTACCCGGCTCGCGGTCGCGGTCGCCGTGGTGCTGGTGCTGCTCCTGGGCACGGTCCCGCCCGGGGTGGTCGACGCGCTGCCGTGGTTCGGCTCGGCCGGCCACCACGGCCTCGCCCCGGGTGAGCTCGCGCCCGACCAGTCGTGGGGAACTGCCGAAGGGCAGGCCGGTGTGGTCGAGGGTGACACGGTCAACCGGGCGTTGCCGGTGTCCGAATCGGCCAAGTACCCGCAGCCGACGTTCCCGTCCGGACAGCCGCCGCCCAATGAGGCGCACGAACTCGCGGCGCCGTCGGGCCTGACCGGCTTCGACCCGGCCGGCAGCCGCGAAGATCCCGAACTGCGCCAAGCCGATTCCCGCACGTTCCGCAACACCGATGGCACCCAGACCACCGAGTTCAGCCAGGCGGCGGTCAACTACCAGCGCCCCGACGGTTCCTGGCACCCGATCGACACCACGCTCGTCGCCGACGGTGGCGGGTGGCACAACGCCGCCGACCAGGTAGAGACCCGGTTCGCCGCGACGGCGTCGGAATCACCGTTCGTGCGCATGAGGTTGTCCGACGACCACGAGCTGTCCTTCGGCTTGGCGGGCACGGCCCCCGCTCCTGCCCGGGTCGAGGCCAGCCGGATCACCTACCCCGGCGTGGCCGCGGGTGTGGACCTGCGCTTGGACGTCCTACCCGGTGGCGTCAAGGAAACGCTCGTGCTGGCCTCGCCCGACGCACCGCACGACTGGGTGTTCCCGTTGCGGCTGAAGGACCTCACCGCCCGGATCGTGGATGGTGAGGTGTCCCTGGTGGACGCCTCCGGTCGGAAGCGATTGCGGATCCCCGCGGGGTTCATGACCGACAGCCGCCCCGAGAACCCGTCCACGTCCCACGGCGTGCGCTATCAACTGGTCGAGCACAACGGCGGCCAGGCGTTGAAGATGTCGTTGGACTCGGGGTGGCTGCGCGAGGCCGGCCGTACCTACCCGGTGTTGGTGGACCCGTCGGTGCAGGGCACGTCCGCCAGTGCCGCCGTGGTCACGTCGGGCGGCGCCCGTACCGGGGGTCCGGAACTGCTGGTCGGCGACGGCAGCGCGATGTACCTGAAGTTCGACGGGGTCAACCCTGCGCTGTCCAACCACCGGATCTTCGGCGCGCAGCTCTACCTGACCAGCTTCAGTGCGCCGTCGTGCCGCCCGGAGCCGATCACGGTGCACCCGGTCACCGGCGCCTGGTCTCCCTCGGGAACGGGCCATCCACCGACCGGCGGCTCGATCGCCGGCGCCTCGTTCGCGCACGGCTACGTGGCGCTCGGCCAGTCGCACTCGGCCTGCCCGGTGGCACCGGACATGGTCGACCTCGGCACCGCAGGACGTGACCTGGTGCAGGGCTGGGTGCGCGGCGGCACCAACAACGGCCTGGCGGTGAAAGCCACCCGGAGCTGGAAGAAGTTCACCGGCGTAGGCACCGCGAACCCGCCGCGGCTGTTCGTCACCCACACCCCCTACGACGCCTCCTACCGGATCGAACGCGGTGTGCCGCAACCGCCGGTGCACCGGCAGCAGGACGGCAAGGTGCGCATCGCGGTGACCAACCGCGGCTCGCAGACGTGGACGCCCGCGGCCTACAAGCTGGCCTACCGCGCGTTCACCGCACAGGGGCGCGCGGTCGACTCACGCGTGTCGGCGGTGCTGCCACGTGACGTGCCACCCGGCGACACGGTGACGCTCGACGCGACCGTCTACCGCTTCGCCAACGCCGGCGACTACCTGCTCGACTTCAGCATGGTGCACAACGGCACCTACTTCACCGACGAGCAGATCCCGCCGGCGCGCCTGTCGCTGACGATGTTCGAGCTCCCGCCGATCGTCAAGGCGCAGTACCCGCCCGCCGGGCACTCCGCGCCGACGCTGACCCCGCAGCTGTGGGCGGACGCGGTCGACGTGGACGCGCCCGCGGGCACCGGGGTCCGCTACGAGTTCGAGGTCTGCGGCAGCAACGCCGACGGCACCCCCGCGCTGGGCAGCTGCACGCTCGGACCTCGCGTGGCGAGCAAGACGTGGACGGTGCCGAGGGGACGGTTGCAGTGGAGCGAGACCTACCACTGGCGGGCGTTCGCGATCGACCCGAGCGGCGCCCGCAGCGAGGCGTTACCGTTCAGCGCGCTGCTGACCGCCGTGCCGCAGCCGGAGATCACCTCGCACCTGGGTGGCGCGCCCTACAGCGCGGGTGACCTGGACTTCGACCCGCAGGTGGGCAACTACACGACCGCCGCGATCGACGCCGTGCTCGGTGTCACGGGACCGGAGTTGAACGTCGCGCGGACCTACAACAGCCTCGACCCCCGCAAGACCAACCTGTTCGGCGCGGGCTGGTCCACCCGCTACGACATGCGGGTCATGCCCGACCAGGACGGCTCGGGCAACGTCGTGGTCACCTACCCCGACGGCCAGCAGGTCCGGTTCGGCCGCAACGCCGACGGCACCTTCGACCCGCCGCCGGGCCGGTTCGCCACCTTCTACCAGGACACCACGACCACCGCCCGCAACTACGTGCTGGTGGACAAGGCCAACACCGTCTACACGTTCCGCGAGTTCGACGGCCGGCTCATCACGATCCACGACAACGCCGGTCGCATGCTGGAACTGGACTACGGCCTCAATGGTCAGGTCAAGCGCGCGATGAGCCGCGCGAGCGCCAACCGGACGCTGTACTTCACGTGGACCGGCAACCACGTCACCGAGGTCCGCACCGACCCACCGGCGACCGGCGGCACGCCGTTCAGATGGGTCTACAAATACCTCGGCGACCGGCTGACGGAGGTCTGCGACCCCAAGGGCGGCTGCACCAGGTACGACTACGACAACGGCTCCCACTACCGAACCGCCGTCCTGGACTCCCTGCCCGACTCCTACTGGCGACTCGGCGAGCCCGCCGGCTCGGCCGACGCGGTCAGCCAGGTAGCCACCAACCTCGCCAAGGACTGGGGCGCGCACCGCGGCACCACGCCCGGCACGCCCGGCCCGCTGGACGGCAGCCCGGACACCGCGACCACGTTCAACGGCAGCAGTTCCTACGTGGCCCTGCCCGACGGCGCGATCAAGAAGTCCCGCGACCTGTCCGTGGAGCTGTGGTTCAAGACCACCACCGGCGGACCGCTGATCGGCTTCCAGACCGCACCGTTCGACCGCGCACAGAACGGCGCCGTCCCCGCCCTGTACGTCGACCGCGACGGCAAGCTGCGCGGCCAGTTCTGGCACGGCCGCGTCGCCCCGATCACCACCACGGGCACGGTCAACGACGGACGGTGGCACCACGTGGTGCTGTCCGGCTCGCTGGCCACCCAGACCCTGTACCTGGACGGCGCCAAGGTCGGCACCACCGAGGGCGAGATCGACAACAGCCCGTTCAACCACGGGCAGATCGGCGCGGCCCACGCGGTCGGCCCGGCGGCCTGGGAGCCGGTCGGCTGGTGGCCCGGCGCGGGCCGCAAGCACTTCGCCGGGGAGATCGACGAGGTCGCGATCTACCAGCACCCGCTGGGCGAGGAAGCGGCTCGCGCCCACTACCGGGCGCGTGAGCACTCCGACCAGCTCACGAAGGTCACCATGCCCAGCGGCCGGGTAGCCGCCGAGTTGGCCTACGACACCACCAACGACCGCGTCCGCGACTACACCGACGTCGACGGCGGGCACTGGAAGCTGGGTGCGCCGCAGGTCAGCGGCACCGAGAAGCAGGACGCGCAGGGCCGTACGGTCCGCAACCTGGTGCGCACCGTCCAGGTCACCGACCCCGGCGACCGGTCGCACTTCTTCGACTACGACCCGATACGCGGTCGGATCATCAGGTTCGTCGCGCCGCTGGGCACCGGTGTGCGGCTGGAGGACCGCCCCGACCCGTCGGTCGTGCCGACCACCCCGTCCACCGCGCCGCCGTGCACCGACACGACGACGAATCCGGACGGCACGCCCGCCTATTGCGGCGGTACGGGGGTGAGCAACCCGGACTGGCAGGGCGGCCCGGTGCAGGGCGTCGGCGTGCGCACCTTCGGCTACGACGCGGCCGGGTTCCAGCAGACCATCACCGACGAGAACGGCCACCAGGTCGAGCTGCGCAACGACGCCCGCGGCAACGTGATCTCCCGCAAGACCTGCCGCGAACCCGGGGTGTGCGACACCGAGCACTTCACCTACCACCAGCCCGCACCGGGCAAGGCCAACGACACCGATCCGCGCATCGACAAGCAGCTCACCGCCCGCGACGGCCGTTCCACCGGTCCGACCGACAACCGCTACCTGACGTCGATGGAGTACGACGCACGCGGCGAGCTGCTCAAGCAGACGATGCCCGACGGCACCACCGTCACCCACGGCTACACCGACGGCACCACCGCCGCGGAAGGCGGCGGCAACGAGCCCGCCGGACTGCTGAAATGGACCAAGGACGCGCGCGGCAAGCAGACCACCTACCGGTACTTCACCAACGGCGACCTGGCCTCCACCACCGAGCCCGGCCGCACCGATACCGAGGCCGAGGGCCTGGTCACCAAGTACCGCTACGACCTGCTGGGCCGCAGAGTCGCGGAGACCGAGTTCTCCGACACCCACTCCCAGGGGCTGGAGACGAAGTACGGCTACGACGAGCTGAACAGGCTCGTGGAGGTCACCGACGCCCCAGTCACCAACGCCGTCGACGCGATCCGGCACACCAGGTTCACCAAGACGACCTACAACGCCGACAGCCTGCCGGAGAAGGTCGAGGTCTCCGGCCTCGCCGGCGGTGACTCGACGCGCACCGTCACCTACACCTACGACGACCGCGGTCGGCAGGACTCCGTCACCGACGCCGAGGGTTCCAAGACCAGCTACGCCTACGACGTGTTCGGCAACCGAACCCAGGTCGTCGACGCGATCGGCACGCGCATCGAATACGCCTACACCGCCCGCAACATGATCGCCGAGGTGAGGCTGCGCGGCTGGCACGGCAAACCGGTCTCCGGCGGCCAGGGCACCGGCGAGCAGGCCGATCCCGGCACGCTGCTGGTGCTGGAGTCCAACACTTACGACCTCGGCGGCAGGCTCATCCGGCACGTCGACGCCATGGGCCGCAAGACCCTCTACGAATACACGCCCAACGGCGTGGTGTTCCGCGTGCACGCTGAGGTGCCGGTGCCCGGCGGTGCACCGCGCAAGGTCCTGCTGGAGCAGAACGCTTACGACGGCGCGGGGAACCTCGTCAAGCACACGGGCCCCGGCGGCAGGATCACCCAGTACACGTACGACGCGGTCGGCCGCATCACCGAGGAACTCGCCGACCCGACCGGCCTGGTCCGACGCACCGCCTACCGCTACGACGCCAACGGCAACGTCACCCAGATCGCCCGCTCCGGCAACGGCTCCAACACACCCGGCCTGCAGACCACGGCGAGCTCGGTCGTCGACTACGGGTACGACAACGTCGGCAACCAGACCAGCGAGAGCATCCAGCTCGGAACCACGCCGCTGACCACCACGCGCCGCTACGACAAGCGCGGCCTGCTCGTCGCCGAGACCGACCCGCGCGGCAACGTCACCGGCGCCAACCCCGCGGCGTTCACCACCGAGTACCGCTACGACGAGAGCGAGCGGCAGGTCGCGGTGACGCTGCCCGCCGTGTCGGTGGAAACCGGCGGCGGCACACCGACCACGGCACGTCCCGAAACCCTGATCGGGTTCGACACCTTCGGCGACCAAACCGCCGTCAAGGACGAGAATGGCCAGGTCACCCGGCTGTTCTACGACAAGGTCGGCCGCCCGGTCCGCACCGAGAGCCCCGACTACACCCCGCCCGGCGCCTCCCAAGCGATCAAGGGCACCATCACGACCACCTACGACCCGGCCGGCAACGCCGTCGAGACCACCGACGAACGGGGCGCGATCACCCGGTTGCGCTACGACCAACTCGGCAGGCTCGTCGAACGGCGGGACCCCAAGGCCGATGCCCCGACCGCGGCCGGCGGCGTGTGGCGTTACACCTACACCCACACCGGTGAACAGCTGTCGATCACCGACCCGACCGGAGCGCGCAGCGAGGCGACCTACGACGCACTCGCCCGCCAGGTCACCAGCACGGTGCTGGAGCGCAAACCCACCGCCGCAGCCCACACAACGACGCTCGACCACAACGACGCCGGCGAACTGGTCAAGGCCACCTCACCGTCGGGCGACGCGACCACCTTCGGCTACGACGCCCTGGGACAACGCACCAGCGCCACCGAACCGGCGGGCGTGGTCATGCAGTACGGCTACGACGGCCTGGGTCGACCGGTCTGGCAACGCGACCCGCTGGGCCGCACCGACTACCTGCGCCTGGACGCCGCCGGGCGGCTCACCGGCTCGTTCAACCTGGACGGACAGAACGCCATCCAGCGCCGCACCACCTACACCCACGACGCCGCGGGCAACACCCTCACCGCCACCGACCCGCTCAACCACACCACCCGCTACACCTACGACGCGTTGAGCAGGCTCACCCAGCAGGTCGAACCGGTCACCGACACCGAGTCGATCACCACGTCGTTCGGCTACGACGCACGCGGCAACCGCACCCGCTACACCGACGGCCGCGGCAACAAGTTCACCACCACCTACAACGCCTGGTCACTGCCCGAGTCCGTGGTCGAACCCTCCACCGCGGCACACCCGAACGCCACCGACCGCACCTGGACCGCTGTGTACGACACGGCGGGCAACAACACCAGGCTGACCGCCCCCGGCGGGGTGGTGCGCGACCGCGAGTACGACGCGTTGAACCGGTTGAAGAAGGAGACTGGCGCGGGCGCGGAAACTGCGACCGCCGAACGCGTCCACGTCTACGACGAACTCGGGCGGGTCAGGGAGATCGACGCGCCGGGTGGGCGCAACGCCTACGACTACAACGACCGCGGCGCCCTGCTGTCGGCCACCGGCCCATCCGGCACCTCGTCGTACTCCTACGACGCGAACGGCCGCATCGCCAGCCGCGCCGACGCCGCCGGGACCACCGCGTTCGGCTATGACAAGGGCAGGCTCAAGACCGTCACCGACGGCGTCACGGGGGTCGGCCTGACCTACGGCTACAACGAGGCCGGGCAGCTCCGGAGCGTGCAGTACGGCACCGGACGGACGCGCACGTTCGACTACGACCCGCTCGGACGGGAGAAGACCGACGTCATCAAGGATGTCGGCGGCGTGACTGTGTCCTCGCTGGCCTACGAGTACGACAACAACGACCGCCTCACCCGCAAGATCACCTCCGGGTACGCGGGTGCCGGCGACAACAGCTACACCTACGACCACGCCAACCGCCTCAAGTCCTGGACGGTCGACGGGCGAACCACCGACTACGCGTGGGACGCGTCCGGCAACCGCACCCAGAACGGCGCGAAGACAGCCACCTACGACGAGCGCAACCGGCTGCTGTCCGACGGCGACTACACCTACAAGCACACGCCGCGCGGCTCGATGGCCTCGCGCACCTCGTCGGGGTTCGAGGAGAAGTTCTCCTTCGACGCCTTCGACCGGCTCATCCAGGTCGGTGCGACCACCTACGCCTACGACGGCGCCGACCGACTCATGTCGAGGGGCGCGAAGTCGTTCGCCTACGCCGGATTCGACATCGACCCGGCATCCGACGGCGACAGCACCTACGGCCGTGACGCGTCCGGCGAACTGATCTCCATCGCCTCCGGCGGCGTCAAGCGGCTGACCGTGTCGGACAAGCACGGCGACGTCGTCGGCGGCATGGACCCGACGACCACCACGGGCATGGCCGACTCCGCCGCGTTCGACCCGTTCGGCACCACCACCGCCACCACCGGCACCGCGCGCCAGGTCGGGTTCCAAGGCGACTGGACCGACCCGGACACCGAACAAGTCAACATGGGTGCCCGCTGGTACCAGCCGGGCACCGGCGGGTTCGTCTCACGCGACACCGTCTCGGCCCCGTCCGGCACCTCCACCCTGTTCAACCGCTACACGTACGGCGCGGGCCGACCACTCGACCTGATCGACCCCGACGGCCACTGGCCCAGCTGGAAGAAGATCGGCTCCGTCGCGCTGACGGTCGTCAAGGAAGTCTCACCCGTCGGCGACATCATCAGATTCGCCCGCGACCCCAGCTTGGGCAACGCCTTGTGGGTCGCATCCAACTTCATCCCCGGCGGCAAACTCCTCAAGGGCGCGAAGTACCTCTACAAGGGCGCCAAGCACCTCGCCAAGCGCGGAGACGACCTCGCAGGCGCGGCCCGCAAGTCCGGTCGACGCGGTGGTTCGGCCGCGCGACGCTCCGGTGACGACGTGGCCTCCGGCGGTCGTCGCGGAAGCAGGTCGGGGTCCAACGCCCGCCGTTACGGCGACGAAGCCGCCTCAGGAGGACACCGCTACGGCGACGAGGCGGCAGGCTGGTCACGCCGCAGCGTAGGCGGCTACTCCTCGACCGCAGCCCGTGAGGCAGCCCAAGCCGCCGCTAAACGAGCCGCAGCCGCAGCAGCAGCAGCCGCCGCCGCTGCAGCCCGCCGTGCCGCGATGGAAGCGGTGACCAGACGCGCCCAGGCCGCGATCGCCGACGCCGCCAAGAACAACCCGATGCCGGTCCTGCAAGCCGCACTGAAGCCGAAAATCGCCACGAAGGACCTGGTGTCGTCGGCGGCCAACCTGCCGGCGAGCCGGGTCTCCACCGTCACGGCCAACGTGCAGGACGTCAACAAGGTCTGGGAAACCGTCAAGGCCACCATCGTCAAACCCGGCGTCAACATCATCCAGGCCGTCGGCGAACAGGCCGTCTCCGACTTCGCCAACAGCCAGGTACCCGGCCTCGGCGACGCGCTCTCGCTGTTCGGGCCAGGTCGCAAGCGCGGCAACGGCGCCGCCCGCGACGCGGGTGACAACTCGCGCGGCGAGGCCAACGGCAGTTGCCCGATGTCTCTCGACCGCAACAGTTTCTCCGGCGAAACCCCGGTCCTGATGGCGGACGGATCACGTAAGCCGATTCGCGACGCGCGCGTCGGCGACTCGGTTCTGGCCACTGACCCGACCACCGGCGAGACCGGCCCGCGGACCGTCACCGACACCCGTTCTCACCAGGCCGAGCGCCTGCTGTACGAGATCTCGATTGCGGTGGACGGCGGCGAAGGTGACATCGTCGCGACCGACGAACACCCGTTCTGGGTCGAGTCGCTGCAGAACTGGGTCAATGCCGAAGACCTTAAGCCTGGCTACACATTCGAAACGGCAGACCACCGCCCGGCCACGGTCACCACCACCCGCGTCTTCTCCCTGGACCGCGAGGTCCACAACCTGACCGTTGACGGCCTGCACACCTACTACGTGCTTGCCGGGACCACCGCGATACTGACGCACAATGAAGACGTCGGGTGCCGTGTCCCGCACGGGTTCGATTCGAGTGAGGAGTTCGAGGCATTCGGGACCAGCTTGTACGGGAAGTTGGACGCGGCCGGCTATGGTGATGTAGAAGCCGTCCTTCACGGCAGCGCGGTGACCGGTGTCAGCTTCAAGAAGGGCGCGCCGTTCGACGGCGGCCCGAAACGTAGCGACTTCGACGTCGCGCTGGTCAGCAACGGCCTGGTACAGGCCGCGAAGACCGCCGGTGTCGGACTGCGCAGCGGCGGTACCAGGACGGGTCCCCTGGACGACAAGACTCCTGCAGCACTACGGGCCCTCGGGTTGTGGGACATGCGGAAGGAGCTCAGTGCGGAAGTCGGACGTCCGGTCAACTTCATGATCTACAATTCATTGGAGGCGGCTGTGAGCAGGGCTCCCAGCATCAGGGTCCCGAGGTCGTGA
- a CDS encoding DUF2399 domain-containing protein, whose amino-acid sequence MHWDQPELAELWRLARETLEGGGRSAFGIRVEDERTAAALTELLRKPVAHPARRQISLARLDEHVRAHGSTLTEVLEALHGRPIGMSTAEEASTADAVLKFALRQHNLLHERWAAPWIAHVRRYGKIPQPALPMLANQAAWVLGRLGPTTTRFALAGNDLDDGRPLARIVGKALELMGTTWEQAGILKDAYSDPVLTSQGYLTLNDTLQTPEITVVRSPRLLESGVPGPLMVLPNGLTAQAKHHLGGKAVRCHNDFTPDGVRATNDILAWTGGTAWRMSANDYREAVTTLIARGVELPTLNNGPAEATWDPDLAKTMTTTGLMVTEEHVLPSLL is encoded by the coding sequence GTGCACTGGGACCAACCTGAACTCGCCGAGCTGTGGCGGCTGGCCCGCGAGACCCTGGAGGGTGGCGGCCGGTCTGCGTTCGGCATTCGCGTCGAGGACGAGAGGACCGCCGCGGCGCTCACCGAACTGTTGCGCAAGCCGGTCGCGCACCCGGCCCGCCGGCAGATCTCCCTGGCGCGTCTGGACGAGCACGTCCGTGCGCACGGCAGCACGCTGACCGAGGTGCTGGAAGCGTTGCACGGCAGGCCGATCGGCATGTCCACGGCCGAGGAGGCCTCGACAGCCGACGCCGTGCTGAAGTTCGCACTGCGTCAGCACAACCTGCTGCACGAACGGTGGGCCGCACCGTGGATCGCGCACGTGCGCCGGTACGGCAAGATCCCACAACCGGCGTTGCCGATGCTCGCCAACCAGGCGGCCTGGGTACTCGGCAGGCTCGGGCCGACGACGACCCGGTTCGCCTTGGCCGGCAACGACCTCGACGACGGACGGCCGCTCGCCCGCATCGTGGGCAAGGCGCTCGAACTCATGGGCACGACCTGGGAGCAGGCGGGAATCCTCAAGGACGCCTACAGCGACCCGGTGCTGACCTCCCAGGGCTACCTGACGCTGAACGACACCCTCCAGACCCCGGAGATCACCGTTGTCCGCAGCCCACGCCTGCTCGAATCCGGCGTGCCCGGCCCGTTGATGGTGCTCCCGAACGGCCTCACCGCACAGGCCAAGCACCACCTCGGCGGCAAGGCGGTCCGCTGCCACAACGACTTCACACCGGACGGCGTCCGCGCGACCAACGACATCCTCGCCTGGACCGGCGGCACGGCGTGGCGCATGTCGGCGAACGACTACCGCGAGGCCGTCACCACCCTGATCGCCCGCGGCGTCGAACTGCCGACGTTGAACAACGGCCCCGCGGAGGCCACCTGGGATCCCGACCTGGCCAAGACCATGACCACCACGGGCCTGATGGTCACCGAGGAGCACGTGCTGCCGTCACTCCTCTGA